One stretch of Niallia sp. XMNu-256 DNA includes these proteins:
- the paaB gene encoding 1,2-phenylacetyl-CoA epoxidase subunit PaaB yields MGNDNKTFYQEFEVFSKRTPTSSFQHQFSLLAPNEEMAIIMAQENFMRREPVADIWVVNRTNIRGLSPEEKPILNRLDNKNYRTTKGYGYLKAKWRHYEQKMFDEKEILSWGEEKSQ; encoded by the coding sequence ATGGGAAACGATAATAAAACATTTTATCAGGAATTTGAAGTATTTAGTAAACGCACACCTACATCATCATTTCAACACCAATTTAGTCTTTTAGCTCCAAATGAAGAAATGGCAATTATTATGGCACAAGAAAACTTTATGAGAAGAGAACCAGTGGCAGATATTTGGGTTGTCAATCGCACGAATATACGGGGGTTGAGTCCAGAGGAAAAGCCAATTCTCAATCGTCTAGATAACAAAAACTATCGAACTACAAAAGGGTATGGGTATTTAAAAGCAAAATGGCGTCATTACGAACAAAAAATGTTTGATGAAAAAGAAATCTTGTCTTGGGGAGAGGAGAAAAGTCAATGA
- a CDS encoding enoyl-CoA hydratase-related protein, with amino-acid sequence MNRFQHIERLIEDGVGVIKLNRPKQLNALNRKMIREIVVALEEFDQNDEVVTILVTGNGRAFSAGADIDEMAENDSIQMELLNQFADWDRITLIKKPVIGAVKGFVFGGGFELALSLDLLIAASGTQFSFPEVQLGVMPGAGGTQRLTKIVGRAKALEWIWTGDRISAETALEYGIINRIVSEELLMEESMKLAKRLAKQPPLSLRLIKDSINKAVDYSLYEGMQYERKNFYLLFSSQDQKEGMQAFVEKRKAEFKGK; translated from the coding sequence ATGAATCGATTCCAACATATTGAAAGATTGATAGAGGACGGAGTAGGAGTGATTAAACTCAATCGTCCTAAGCAGCTAAATGCTTTAAATCGAAAAATGATAAGAGAAATTGTTGTTGCGCTTGAAGAGTTTGACCAAAATGATGAAGTCGTTACGATTCTAGTAACAGGAAATGGGAGAGCGTTTTCTGCTGGAGCTGATATTGATGAAATGGCAGAAAATGATTCGATTCAAATGGAATTATTAAATCAGTTCGCAGATTGGGATCGAATCACTCTCATCAAAAAACCAGTTATTGGGGCTGTGAAAGGATTTGTATTTGGCGGTGGTTTTGAGTTGGCCTTAAGCCTAGATCTTTTAATTGCTGCTAGTGGTACTCAATTCTCGTTTCCGGAAGTTCAACTTGGTGTGATGCCGGGAGCAGGCGGAACGCAGCGATTAACGAAAATTGTTGGCCGAGCAAAAGCATTAGAGTGGATTTGGACAGGGGATCGCATCTCCGCTGAAACCGCTCTAGAGTATGGAATCATTAACAGAATTGTTTCCGAAGAATTATTAATGGAAGAAAGTATGAAATTAGCGAAAAGATTGGCGAAGCAACCTCCTTTATCTTTAAGACTGATTAAAGACTCCATTAATAAAGCAGTCGATTATTCCTTATATGAAGGGATGCAGTATGAACGGAAAAATTTCTATTTATTGTTCTCTTCACAAGATCAAAAAGAAGGAATGCAAGCTTTTGTTGAAAAAAGAAAAGCAGAATTTAAAGGGAAATAA
- the paaC gene encoding 1,2-phenylacetyl-CoA epoxidase subunit PaaC translates to MSENVNSVNKEVIANLLYQLADDDFLYAYRNSEWLGLAPHIEEDVASSSISQDSMGHAAMFYKLLEELGEGDADALAHGRPWRERKNCILVERVNGPGNYIEDPEYDWAFAVVRNYLYTSAKKVKIQSLKQSSYQPLADVAVKVDMEIHYHLLHWKTWFVQLLSSTDEAKERMKAAFEKVINDFSDVFSFGADADQIIKAGLIEEESILKQKWAAAIGPVLESVQLRVPSHFSTVNLNGRNGEHTIELEEALSVLTQVYNLNPAASW, encoded by the coding sequence ATGAGTGAGAATGTGAATTCGGTAAATAAAGAGGTAATTGCTAATCTACTTTATCAACTAGCAGATGATGATTTTCTATACGCTTATCGTAATTCCGAGTGGCTCGGACTAGCACCACATATTGAAGAAGACGTGGCTTCCTCCTCCATTAGCCAAGACAGCATGGGGCATGCAGCGATGTTTTATAAACTGCTTGAGGAATTAGGTGAAGGCGATGCCGATGCTTTAGCGCACGGTCGACCTTGGAGAGAAAGAAAGAATTGTATTTTAGTAGAGCGAGTGAACGGACCAGGTAATTATATCGAAGATCCTGAGTATGATTGGGCTTTCGCGGTTGTTCGAAACTATCTTTATACATCAGCCAAAAAAGTCAAAATTCAATCTCTTAAACAAAGCTCATATCAACCTCTTGCAGATGTTGCTGTAAAAGTTGATATGGAGATACACTATCATTTACTTCACTGGAAAACTTGGTTTGTACAACTATTAAGCTCGACAGATGAAGCAAAAGAACGAATGAAAGCGGCATTTGAGAAAGTAATCAATGATTTTTCCGATGTCTTTTCATTCGGTGCTGACGCAGATCAAATTATTAAAGCTGGATTAATTGAAGAAGAGAGCATTTTAAAACAAAAATGGGCAGCCGCGATTGGTCCTGTTTTAGAGTCTGTTCAATTACGCGTTCCGAGTCATTTTAGCACAGTAAATCTAAATGGCAGAAATGGTGAGCATACGATCGAATTGGAGGAAGCACTTTCGGTCTTAACCCAAGTTTACAATCTAAATCCTGCAGCTTCCTGGTAA
- the paaD gene encoding 1,2-phenylacetyl-CoA epoxidase subunit PaaD, protein MKAPTQIVKEDVLEVLATVKDPEIDTVSIIDLGMVESVSIVNQSVKVEILPTFVGCPALELIRENVEKAVNRLEGVEETTVEFINSPPWTSDRVTEQGMRGLKEFGIAPPPTHFEEDGSWHVDCPYCGSTYVTLDNLFGPTACRSILYCKSCKNPFEAMKLIANTI, encoded by the coding sequence ATGAAAGCACCAACTCAAATAGTTAAAGAGGATGTTTTAGAAGTACTAGCAACAGTGAAGGATCCCGAAATCGATACGGTGAGTATTATTGATTTAGGAATGGTTGAAAGTGTTTCAATTGTAAATCAATCAGTAAAGGTAGAGATCCTGCCAACCTTTGTCGGATGTCCTGCTTTAGAGCTGATTCGTGAAAATGTGGAAAAGGCAGTTAATCGTTTAGAAGGGGTGGAGGAGACGACTGTGGAGTTCATCAATTCTCCTCCTTGGACTTCAGATCGGGTTACAGAACAAGGGATGCGAGGGCTAAAGGAATTTGGAATCGCACCTCCACCGACTCATTTTGAGGAAGATGGTTCCTGGCATGTAGACTGTCCGTACTGCGGTTCTACTTATGTGACACTTGATAATTTATTTGGTCCGACAGCATGTCGAAGTATTCTTTATTGTAAAAGTTGTAAAAACCCATTTGAAGCAATGAAGCTAATTGCAAATACAATTTGA
- a CDS encoding AMP-binding protein, with the protein MIIHNEETYSRDEMETLQLKRLKNTAERVYNKVPFYQNQFEKRNLIPESIQTLDDLQKLPFTVKKDLREHYPYGLFAVDTKDIVRIHASSGTSGKPTTVAYTKNDIDNWADMVARAIAIAGGEPEGIFQNAYGYGLFTGGLGLHYGAERLGMATVPISGGNTDRQITVIEDYKPTVIAGTPSYILKVGEELSAQGIDPKNTSLKFGIFGAEPWSEEMRKLLEDTFDIKACDIYGLSEVMGPGVAMECHEAQDGLHIAEDHFIVEVINPDTLERVPDGEEGELVFTSLTKEAFPVIRYRTGDIASITREKCKCGRTTTRMSRVKGRIDDMLIIRGVNVFPSEIEHYLIQIDELAPHYQVHLKRENNLDIVELHVEITESTFEQVNGNMNHEFIPAIRKAVQHSMKNHCLISMNVQVLPPRSIPRSEGKAVRVIDRRNEVLAVK; encoded by the coding sequence ATGATAATTCATAATGAAGAAACCTATTCACGTGACGAAATGGAAACGCTTCAGCTGAAAAGATTAAAAAACACGGCAGAAAGAGTGTATAACAAAGTACCGTTTTATCAAAATCAGTTTGAAAAGAGGAATTTAATTCCTGAGAGCATTCAAACCCTTGATGATTTGCAGAAATTACCTTTTACAGTAAAGAAGGATCTTAGAGAACATTATCCATATGGCTTGTTTGCGGTTGATACAAAAGATATTGTCCGAATTCATGCTTCATCCGGTACAAGTGGAAAACCAACGACAGTTGCCTACACAAAAAATGATATTGATAATTGGGCAGACATGGTTGCTCGTGCGATCGCGATTGCTGGTGGAGAACCAGAAGGGATTTTCCAAAATGCCTACGGATATGGTTTATTTACAGGTGGATTAGGACTTCATTATGGTGCAGAAAGACTAGGAATGGCAACGGTTCCGATCTCAGGAGGTAATACGGATCGGCAAATTACAGTTATTGAAGACTACAAGCCAACGGTTATTGCCGGAACACCTTCTTATATCTTAAAGGTGGGAGAAGAATTAAGTGCCCAAGGGATTGATCCGAAAAATACTTCCTTAAAATTTGGTATCTTCGGTGCAGAGCCTTGGTCAGAGGAAATGAGAAAACTTTTAGAAGATACATTTGATATAAAAGCATGTGATATCTATGGATTAAGTGAGGTCATGGGTCCTGGAGTTGCAATGGAATGTCATGAAGCCCAAGACGGGTTACATATTGCAGAGGATCATTTTATAGTCGAGGTCATTAATCCAGATACATTGGAAAGAGTACCAGATGGGGAAGAAGGAGAGTTAGTTTTCACAAGTCTAACGAAGGAAGCGTTTCCTGTTATACGATACCGTACAGGTGATATTGCCTCAATTACAAGGGAAAAATGCAAATGTGGCAGAACAACGACGAGAATGTCACGAGTTAAAGGACGAATTGACGATATGCTTATCATTCGTGGGGTTAATGTGTTTCCTTCAGAGATCGAGCATTACTTAATTCAAATTGATGAACTAGCTCCACACTACCAAGTTCATTTAAAGAGAGAAAATAATCTGGATATTGTTGAACTTCACGTTGAGATTACAGAAAGTACTTTTGAACAAGTAAATGGAAACATGAATCATGAATTTATCCCGGCCATTAGAAAAGCAGTTCAACACTCGATGAAGAATCATTGTTTAATTAGTATGAATGTGCAAGTGTTACCTCCGAGAAGTATTCCTAGATCGGAAGGGAAAGCCGTTCGTGTCATTGATCGGAGAAATGAAGTACTAGCTGTTAAATAG
- a CDS encoding EthD family reductase: MVKLIAFYKQPENKEAFDEHYFNVHVPVTEKIPGLRKMKVTKGTGSPMGGESKYYLICEMYYDSMEDLKAGLKSPEGKASSKDVMSFAGDIVSFMIGEDVE, from the coding sequence GTGGTAAAACTAATTGCATTTTATAAACAACCAGAAAACAAAGAGGCATTTGATGAACATTATTTTAATGTCCATGTACCTGTTACAGAAAAAATACCTGGGTTACGCAAAATGAAGGTAACAAAAGGAACTGGATCTCCAATGGGTGGAGAATCAAAATACTATTTAATTTGTGAAATGTACTACGACAGCATGGAAGATTTAAAGGCAGGACTAAAATCTCCTGAAGGAAAAGCATCAAGCAAGGATGTGATGAGTTTCGCAGGTGATATCGTCTCCTTTATGATTGGTGAGGATGTTGAATGA
- the paaA gene encoding 1,2-phenylacetyl-CoA epoxidase subunit PaaA produces the protein MIKMSSVIEESEKLELFMQKIENGEKIEADDWMPEEYRITLIKLISMHGISEIMGALPEKEWVPKAPSLHRKLGIMAKVQDEMGHGQLLLRVAEDLLKPYGKNRGDLMQDLFNGDLKFHNVFHMATKSWGDAGLIGWLVDGAAIITQTNMLGASYGPYARALQRICAEEVFHAHHGEAIIMALAEGTEEQKEMIQDALNRWWPALLMFFGPAGSSTTGASKQDVTIKYKIRTKSNEDFRQDFFTKYIPRIHSLGLTIPDPTIRFDEENQTWIYQQPDWNEFKQIIKNKGPRSQARLKLRRTSYENNAWVRDALAAVVNK, from the coding sequence ATGATTAAGATGTCCTCAGTTATTGAAGAGTCAGAAAAATTAGAACTGTTTATGCAAAAGATTGAAAATGGTGAGAAGATCGAAGCAGATGATTGGATGCCTGAAGAATACAGAATTACACTCATTAAATTAATCTCGATGCATGGAATTAGTGAAATTATGGGAGCACTGCCAGAAAAAGAATGGGTACCAAAAGCACCATCGCTTCACCGTAAACTAGGAATTATGGCGAAGGTACAGGATGAAATGGGTCATGGACAATTGCTGTTACGTGTAGCAGAAGATCTATTAAAACCATACGGAAAAAACCGCGGAGACTTAATGCAAGACTTATTTAACGGAGATTTAAAGTTTCATAATGTCTTCCATATGGCAACAAAATCTTGGGGTGACGCCGGTTTAATTGGTTGGTTAGTTGATGGAGCGGCGATTATCACACAAACCAATATGTTAGGCGCATCGTACGGCCCATACGCAAGAGCGTTACAGCGAATTTGTGCAGAGGAAGTGTTCCACGCTCATCATGGAGAAGCGATCATCATGGCACTTGCTGAAGGAACGGAAGAACAAAAAGAAATGATTCAAGATGCTTTAAACCGCTGGTGGCCAGCACTACTGATGTTCTTTGGACCAGCAGGCAGTTCAACAACCGGGGCATCGAAACAAGATGTAACGATTAAATATAAGATTCGGACAAAGTCAAACGAAGACTTCAGACAAGACTTCTTTACAAAATATATCCCAAGAATTCATTCACTAGGCCTAACGATTCCAGATCCAACGATTCGTTTTGATGAAGAAAATCAAACATGGATTTATCAGCAGCCTGATTGGAATGAATTTAAGCAAATTATTAAAAATAAAGGTCCACGCTCACAAGCTAGACTCAAACTTAGAAGGACGTCTTATGAGAATAATGCTTGGGTTCGTGATGCATTAGCGGCAGTGGTGAACAAATAA
- a CDS encoding 3-hydroxyacyl-CoA dehydrogenase, translated as MVRTIMVVGSGVMGRGIAYVAAVGGFRVSLHDTNEAALKNAQVELYKIFDKGLDRGKITAEEVEVAKNNLLFVPQLEEAARQADLVIEAVPEKAEIKKAVFESLEQYVSEHCLFATNTSTMSPTEIGSYGNRPEKTIAMHFFNPVHRMPLVEIVRGLETSDETAEAVRGVAEQMGKETVVINEFPGFVTSRISCLVGNEAFYMLQEGLGTPEEIDKAIKLGLNYPMGPFELVDLVGLDARLNNLRYLHEKLGEKYRPAPLLEQYVKAGRLGRKSGKGVYDYTEKAKEVLLK; from the coding sequence ATGGTTAGAACAATTATGGTTGTAGGTTCTGGTGTGATGGGAAGAGGAATTGCTTATGTGGCAGCAGTAGGGGGCTTTCGTGTCAGCCTACATGATACAAATGAAGCGGCATTAAAAAATGCTCAAGTAGAACTATATAAAATTTTTGATAAAGGGTTGGATCGTGGAAAAATTACAGCAGAAGAAGTTGAAGTTGCAAAGAATAACCTTCTGTTTGTCCCTCAATTGGAGGAGGCTGCAAGACAAGCTGATTTGGTCATTGAAGCTGTTCCCGAAAAGGCTGAGATTAAAAAGGCTGTTTTTGAGTCGCTCGAACAATATGTCTCCGAACATTGTTTATTTGCCACAAATACATCAACCATGAGTCCGACTGAAATCGGTTCTTACGGTAACCGTCCTGAAAAAACCATCGCGATGCATTTCTTTAACCCTGTTCATAGAATGCCGCTTGTTGAAATTGTTCGTGGACTTGAAACAAGTGATGAAACGGCAGAGGCAGTAAGAGGTGTGGCAGAACAGATGGGAAAAGAAACGGTTGTGATCAACGAGTTTCCAGGTTTTGTGACGAGTCGTATTTCTTGTCTCGTTGGAAATGAAGCTTTCTATATGCTCCAAGAAGGACTTGGGACACCAGAGGAAATTGATAAAGCGATTAAATTAGGGTTGAACTACCCTATGGGTCCATTTGAATTAGTAGATTTAGTTGGCTTGGATGCCCGTTTAAATAATTTAAGATATTTACATGAAAAATTAGGTGAAAAATATCGACCAGCTCCACTACTTGAACAATATGTGAAAGCGGGACGCCTGGGAAGAAAATCAGGCAAAGGTGTTTATGACTATACAGAGAAGGCAAAAGAGGTGTTATTAAAATGA
- a CDS encoding aldehyde dehydrogenase family protein has protein sequence MSTTQQTILENKTMKRDFYHLIINGQKVESGDGGTIKAYNPATGELIAEVAKATKEDAEKAVQAARNAFDFGKWKKFPVNKRSRVLNKIASIMRSRFNELVELEMLDTGKSLGTAQGQVNQAIEDFEFYAGAIVSHGGRVNPMPGQFHNYTEKEPVGVCAQIIPWNYPLMMAAWKIAPAIAVGCSVVVKPASLTPLTAIILGEICLEAGVPEGVVNIIPGSGSEVGNYLVEHEQVDKVAFTGSTPIGKDIMARASQTLKRVTLELGGKSPNLVFADADIDAAVDGSLYGIFYNTGQSCEARSRLYVHEDIYDEFVSKFVEKTKKIKLGDPFDQATHVGAIIDRNQVEVIDGYVKSAIEEGAEILTGGKPAVVEGFENGFWYEPTVIANVNHDMTVVKEEIFGPVVVVMKFKDEKEAIKLANDTEFGLGSAVWTKDGARAQRVAGQIQAGIVMVNCPFSAMPGTPFGGYKQSGFGRELCIETLDLYTETKSIVSYYGSRPINPLGI, from the coding sequence ATGTCAACAACACAACAAACCATTCTAGAGAACAAAACGATGAAACGTGATTTCTATCATTTAATTATAAACGGTCAAAAAGTAGAGAGCGGTGATGGGGGAACAATCAAAGCGTATAACCCTGCTACAGGTGAACTCATTGCGGAAGTAGCAAAGGCAACAAAAGAAGATGCTGAAAAAGCAGTTCAAGCAGCACGTAACGCGTTTGATTTTGGTAAGTGGAAGAAGTTCCCGGTTAATAAGCGTTCACGAGTATTGAATAAAATTGCTAGCATTATGCGCTCTCGTTTTAACGAATTAGTAGAATTAGAAATGCTAGATACAGGTAAAAGTTTAGGTACAGCACAAGGTCAAGTAAACCAAGCGATCGAAGACTTCGAATTTTACGCGGGTGCGATTGTTTCACATGGTGGCCGTGTCAATCCAATGCCAGGTCAGTTCCATAACTATACAGAAAAAGAACCAGTTGGCGTATGTGCGCAAATTATCCCTTGGAACTATCCATTAATGATGGCCGCTTGGAAAATTGCCCCTGCCATTGCAGTAGGATGTTCAGTTGTAGTAAAACCAGCTTCTTTAACACCGCTAACTGCCATTATTTTAGGTGAAATTTGCCTAGAAGCAGGAGTCCCAGAAGGTGTCGTTAACATTATTCCAGGATCAGGTTCTGAAGTTGGTAATTATTTAGTTGAACACGAGCAAGTGGATAAAGTGGCATTTACAGGCTCCACACCAATTGGAAAAGACATTATGGCTAGAGCTTCACAAACATTAAAGCGTGTCACATTAGAGCTTGGAGGGAAATCTCCGAATCTAGTATTTGCGGATGCAGACATTGATGCGGCAGTAGACGGTTCACTTTATGGCATTTTCTATAACACAGGTCAATCTTGTGAAGCGCGTTCACGTTTATATGTACATGAAGATATTTATGATGAGTTTGTGAGTAAGTTTGTTGAAAAAACAAAGAAAATTAAATTAGGAGATCCATTTGATCAAGCCACACATGTCGGAGCGATTATTGACCGCAACCAAGTCGAAGTTATTGATGGCTATGTTAAATCAGCCATCGAGGAAGGCGCAGAAATTTTAACAGGTGGAAAGCCAGCGGTTGTTGAAGGATTTGAGAACGGCTTCTGGTATGAGCCAACTGTTATTGCAAATGTGAACCACGATATGACAGTAGTGAAAGAAGAGATCTTTGGCCCAGTTGTAGTGGTTATGAAGTTTAAAGATGAAAAAGAAGCCATTAAACTAGCAAATGATACTGAGTTCGGTTTAGGTTCAGCGGTTTGGACGAAAGATGGAGCACGTGCACAACGGGTTGCTGGACAAATTCAAGCAGGGATTGTTATGGTAAACTGCCCATTCTCTGCAATGCCTGGAACCCCATTTGGTGGTTATAAGCAATCAGGATTCGGAAGAGAACTATGTATTGAAACATTGGATCTTTATACAGAAACAAAGAGTATTGTTTCTTACTATGGAAGTCGTCCAATAAATCCACTAGGTATTTAA
- a CDS encoding acetyl-CoA C-acyltransferase yields the protein MREVVIVDAVRTPIGRYKGALKNVRPDDLGAVVIKAILERNQNLPAEEIEEVVFGNANQAGEDNRNVARMSALLAGLPISVGGTTVNRLCGSGLDAVMYAARAIAIGEGDIYIAGGTESMTRAPFVMGKPEIDYPRGSMELQDTTIGWRFTNPVLEEMYGAETMPKTAENVAQDYKITREAQDQFALESQQRAKRAMEENRFENEIVPVIVKDRKGNETVVDKDEHPRPDTTLEKLGKLRPIFEGGTVTAGNASGVNDGASALLLMSAEKAKELNLKPLAKYVVGATAGLEPRVMGLGPIYASRKALQRANLSAQDLGLVELNEAFASQALECIRQLELDQEKVNVNGGAIAFGHPLGASGARILTTLIHEMKKQDVQYGLATMCIGVGQGIAAIVENIND from the coding sequence ATGAGAGAAGTTGTAATTGTCGATGCAGTTCGTACACCAATTGGTAGATATAAAGGGGCATTAAAAAACGTTCGTCCCGATGATTTAGGAGCAGTTGTGATTAAGGCAATATTAGAGCGGAATCAAAATCTTCCTGCTGAGGAAATTGAAGAAGTAGTGTTTGGTAATGCCAATCAAGCTGGAGAAGATAATCGAAATGTAGCGAGAATGTCTGCTTTGCTTGCAGGTTTACCGATCTCGGTTGGAGGAACAACGGTTAACCGTTTATGTGGATCAGGACTAGATGCGGTTATGTATGCAGCAAGAGCAATCGCCATTGGAGAAGGAGATATTTATATCGCTGGCGGTACGGAGAGTATGACTCGCGCGCCATTTGTAATGGGTAAACCTGAAATCGACTATCCACGTGGTTCTATGGAATTGCAGGATACGACCATTGGCTGGAGATTTACAAACCCTGTCTTAGAAGAAATGTATGGTGCTGAAACGATGCCAAAGACAGCAGAGAATGTGGCACAAGATTACAAAATTACCCGTGAGGCACAAGATCAATTTGCTCTTGAAAGCCAACAGAGAGCTAAAAGAGCGATGGAAGAAAATCGTTTTGAAAATGAAATTGTTCCAGTTATTGTTAAAGATCGTAAAGGCAATGAGACGGTTGTTGATAAAGATGAACATCCTCGTCCTGATACTACACTCGAAAAGCTAGGTAAACTAAGACCTATTTTTGAAGGTGGGACTGTTACAGCGGGAAATGCTTCCGGTGTAAATGATGGAGCCTCAGCTCTATTATTGATGAGTGCCGAAAAGGCAAAAGAACTGAACTTAAAACCGTTGGCCAAATATGTTGTCGGTGCAACAGCAGGATTAGAACCAAGAGTCATGGGACTTGGACCAATTTATGCGTCAAGAAAAGCATTGCAAAGAGCCAATTTATCTGCTCAAGATTTAGGGTTGGTTGAATTAAATGAAGCTTTTGCTTCGCAGGCACTAGAGTGTATCCGTCAACTGGAACTCGATCAAGAAAAGGTGAATGTCAATGGCGGGGCCATTGCCTTTGGACATCCACTTGGTGCTAGTGGTGCCAGAATATTAACCACTTTAATTCATGAAATGAAAAAACAGGATGTCCAATATGGACTTGCAACCATGTGTATTGGTGTTGGTCAGGGGATTGCCGCAATTGTAGAAAATATTAACGACTAA
- a CDS encoding chitobiase/beta-hexosaminidase C-terminal domain-containing protein: MGKLYGNRWYDQFIVRDERNELDLKVGKLYDSITGIVQFYGNYQIIPRSGADIIEDETVVQPVVVSTKTVDVEKGTKVALSSNTPGATIYYTTDGTEPTTESSIYNGPIVIDKDIIIKAIAVKEGLRDCNVASYEYKVFEPEKGLQIHHLQGASHQSPMNGEVVSNIEGIVTYEYKIGSGNYFHMQTPDVLKDNDSNISEGIVVYTGNKEANVEVGDLVSVDGTVDEYHIDGYYDTKRKTDLSVT, from the coding sequence TTGGGCAAATTATACGGCAACAGATGGTACGATCAATTTATCGTACGTGATGAAAGAAACGAACTAGATTTAAAAGTAGGAAAATTGTATGATTCGATCACTGGAATCGTGCAATTTTATGGAAATTACCAGATTATCCCTCGCTCCGGGGCTGATATTATTGAAGATGAAACCGTTGTTCAACCGGTAGTAGTGTCTACAAAAACGGTGGATGTTGAAAAAGGAACAAAAGTAGCCTTATCATCAAACACTCCTGGTGCAACGATTTATTATACAACGGATGGTACAGAGCCAACGACTGAAAGCAGTATTTATAATGGTCCCATTGTCATTGATAAAGATATTATCATTAAGGCGATCGCAGTAAAAGAAGGACTTAGGGACTGTAATGTAGCAAGCTATGAATACAAAGTTTTTGAACCTGAAAAGGGGCTGCAAATTCATCATTTACAAGGAGCTTCACACCAAAGTCCAATGAATGGTGAAGTTGTTTCAAATATTGAAGGAATTGTCACTTACGAATACAAAATCGGAAGTGGGAACTACTTCCATATGCAAACTCCGGATGTTCTTAAAGATAATGACTCTAATATATCTGAAGGTATTGTCGTTTATACTGGAAACAAGGAAGCGAATGTGGAAGTCGGGGATCTAGTTTCTGTAGATGGAACAGTTGATGAATATCATATTGACGGCTATTATGATACAAAAAGAAAAACGGATCTATCGGTTACATAA
- a CDS encoding enoyl-CoA hydratase-related protein, with amino-acid sequence MYETIQYTLIDGVATITLSRPDKLNAFNRTMIREISAAVKEAGRDEKVRCLVFTGEGRGFCSGQDLSDVDENMDHGQVLREQYGPMMKKIMNLEKPVVAAVNGVAAGAGFSLALACDFRLASEKSSYVNAFIHIGLIPDSGNLYFLQNLVGYSKAAELSILGEKISAEKALELGLVTKVIPTETWDEEVVEFTEYLAKLPTKAVGLIKRNLKQANTLSFEDYLEAEAQGQRIAGLTNDHQEGVQAFIEKRKPIFIGS; translated from the coding sequence ATGTATGAAACGATTCAATATACGTTGATCGATGGAGTGGCAACGATTACGTTATCTCGACCAGATAAATTAAATGCTTTTAATCGTACGATGATTCGTGAAATTTCAGCGGCTGTGAAAGAAGCGGGTAGAGATGAAAAAGTTAGGTGTCTAGTATTTACTGGAGAAGGTCGCGGATTTTGTTCAGGCCAAGACTTAAGCGACGTGGATGAAAATATGGACCATGGCCAAGTGTTACGTGAGCAATACGGTCCGATGATGAAAAAAATTATGAACCTGGAAAAACCAGTGGTAGCAGCAGTCAATGGGGTTGCCGCTGGAGCAGGATTTAGTCTAGCTTTAGCCTGTGATTTCAGGTTGGCTTCCGAAAAATCAAGCTATGTTAACGCTTTTATTCATATAGGTTTAATTCCTGACTCTGGTAATCTTTATTTCTTGCAAAACTTAGTAGGTTACTCAAAAGCAGCTGAACTTTCCATATTAGGAGAAAAAATTTCAGCGGAGAAAGCATTGGAGTTAGGTTTGGTTACAAAGGTGATCCCAACCGAAACATGGGATGAAGAAGTGGTGGAGTTTACGGAATATTTGGCGAAGTTACCAACAAAAGCGGTTGGATTGATCAAGCGGAATTTAAAACAAGCCAATACCCTTTCATTTGAGGATTACTTAGAAGCAGAAGCGCAAGGACAGAGAATTGCAGGTTTAACAAACGACCACCAAGAAGGTGTACAAGCCTTTATTGAAAAAAGAAAACCAATTTTCATTGGAAGCTAA